One window from the genome of Esox lucius isolate fEsoLuc1 chromosome 23, fEsoLuc1.pri, whole genome shotgun sequence encodes:
- the grem1a gene encoding gremlin-1a has product MRTSIVFASAMVLGLLVCPRASAAVGGYQGTVPHPYKYNPNESERSPQQPPQNGFFSRNTGPVTATEEVLESSQEALHVTERRYLKLDWCKTQPLKQTIHEEGCLSRTIINRFCYGQCNSFYIPRHIYQDDGAFQSCSTCKPKTFTTVTYTIICPGQTPSTRKKRVQRVKTCHCASIDLD; this is encoded by the coding sequence ATGAGGACATCGATCGTCTTTGCCTCCGCCATGGTGTTGGGACTGCTAGTCTGTCCGCGTGCGAGCGCAGCTGTAGGTGGCTACCAGGGAACGGTTCCGCACCCCTACAAATACAACCCCAACGAGTCCGAGCGTTCACCGCAGCAGCCACCACAGAACGGATTTTTTTCCCGTAATACGGGTCCAGTGACAGCCACCGAGGAAGTCCTAGAATCCAGTCAAGAAGCCCTACACGTCACGGAGCGCCGGTATCTCAAGCTGGACTGGTGCAAAACGCAGCCGCTGAAACAGACAATCCACGAAGAAGGATGCCTCAGCCGCACCATCATCAACCGGTTCTGTTACGGGCAGTGTAACTCTTTCTACATTCCCCGACACATCTATCAAGACGACGGGGCTTTCCAGTCGTGTTCCACATGTAAGCCGAAAACATTCACCACGGTCACCTACACCATCATCTGTCCCGGACAGACTCCCAGCACCCGGAAGAAACGGGTCCAGCGCGTCAAGACGTGCCATTGCGCTTCTATAGACTTGgattag